CCTGGACTTAATTATATTGCCCCATATGCTGCCACCAGTATCGGAGAATATTTTATGAGAAAAGGCAAAGATGTTCTTGTTATTTATGATGATTTAACCCAGCATGCCCGTTCTTATCGTGAGTTATCATTATTAATGAGAAGGCCACCGGCAAGGGAGGCATTCCCGGGTGATATTTTTTATATTCACTCCCGCCTTTTGGAAAGGGCTACTCATTTGAAAAAAGAATACGGGGGAGGCTCTTTAACAGCCTTACCGATTATTGAAACAGAAGCCCAGAATTTATCAGCATATATACCAACTAATATAATATCGATTACTGATGGGCAGATATATCTTTCACCCCAATTATTCCAGGGTGGTATTCTACCGGCAGTGGATGTAGGCAAATCGGTTTCCCGCGTTGGAGGGAAAACCCAACTGGCAGCGTACCGCCAGGTGGTGGGGGATTTACGGTTAAGTTATTCTCAGTTCCAGGAACTGGAGATTTTTTCCCGTTTTGGAACTCAATTGGATGAAAATACCAAAAAAACTTTAACCCGGGGCAGAAGGATAAGGGAAATATTAAAACAGAAACAATATGAACCCTATTCGGTTTTAGAGCAAATTATCCTTCTTTTAGCTGTTTCCCGTGGTTTGCTGGACAAAATCCCTATTAGTAAAATTAGTATATTTAAAAAGAGGGTTAAAGAGAGCACTAAAGATAAATTTTCTGGAATTACCGAGAAAATTAATAATAATAAAACATTATCTTCTGATGATAAAGAGAGATTGACTTATTTTATTCAGGAGATAATTGATTCAATTGTGAAGGATACTGATTATGCAGATGCTGGAGACAATTCGCAGGAAAATTGAGAGTGCAAAAGATATGCACTCAGTGGTAAAAACAATGAAAGCCCTGGCTGCGGTGAATATTCATGCCTATGAGAAAGCAGTTAGTGCTATAAATTATTACCATCAGAATATTGAAGCTGGTTTGCAGATAGTTTTAAAAGAAAATTCTGAGATTTTAAAGGCACCCGCTACTGATGATATTAAATCAATCGGTATCATTGTTTTTGGTGCACAAAGAGGAATGGCCGGTAATTTTAATTTACCAGTCGTTAATAAGCTGGATTCCTGGATGAAAGAAAGGGGTTTAAAACAGCAGTCTTCAGTGACTGCCTGTGTTCTGGGAGATAGGATTTTAGAGCCTTTGAAGGATATTGGAATTTCGACAAATTATAAGCTTGATTTTCCTAATTTTCGCTATAATCTG
This region of Atribacterota bacterium genomic DNA includes:
- a CDS encoding F0F1 ATP synthase subunit gamma — protein: MQMLETIRRKIESAKDMHSVVKTMKALAAVNIHAYEKAVSAINYYHQNIEAGLQIVLKENSEILKAPATDDIKSIGIIVFGAQRGMAGNFNLPVVNKLDSWMKERGLKQQSSVTACVLGDRILEPLKDIGISTNYKLDFPNFRYNLDSTIQEVLLIIEKWRFQKRVSHIHLFFNRPTSSSSFKPGHFQLYPLDPDWLRELVAKQWPSGSIPLYTIPADTLFNLVIRQYFYISLYKA
- a CDS encoding alternate F1F0 ATPase, F1 subunit alpha translates to MKELIQNMPLQDHIKETFSRMKKVIKKQEASFDFQEIGIITSVGKNIVKVNGLPNVKSGEIVRFKKGQLGMVFNLNADSVDIILLDEATSIGSTDEVERTDRVMSVPVGEILLGRIIDSVGRPLDEKGAIRSTEYAPIEQDAAPIMDRDPVNTPLQTGLLVVDSLIPVGRGQRELILGDRQTGKTAIAIDTILNQNNGDVVCIYCAIGQQISSVARVISRLKSSQAMDYSIVLIASGDEAPGLNYIAPYAATSIGEYFMRKGKDVLVIYDDLTQHARSYRELSLLMRRPPAREAFPGDIFYIHSRLLERATHLKKEYGGGSLTALPIIETEAQNLSAYIPTNIISITDGQIYLSPQLFQGGILPAVDVGKSVSRVGGKTQLAAYRQVVGDLRLSYSQFQELEIFSRFGTQLDENTKKTLTRGRRIREILKQKQYEPYSVLEQIILLLAVSRGLLDKIPISKISIFKKRVKESTKDKFSGITEKINNNKTLSSDDKERLTYFIQEIIDSIVKDTDYADAGDNSQEN